From Chryseobacterium shandongense, the proteins below share one genomic window:
- a CDS encoding caspase family protein yields MKTLAIIIGNNNYFKGNELTNGENDANQIAGIFKDYNYEVKLYLNIDQKKIVEILQEYSDLLKDFDASIFYFAGHGFEVDGENFLASIDSQIPPENKYVAKQNCITLNDLFDIYRQNPTKLNIVILDACRRSFGRGTALGFSPIIAPKGSLIAFSTSPNEGALDVGYENNSIYTGSLIKHLSSERIAVEDLFKSVRKTVFALSGGRQTTWEHTSLIGDFYFYKHQKLNILSLPYNPNVLKDENYYEDSEFYKKIKELKTYNWYKQNPAIDYLITIPVSQLDKDQMFILGRNLLQCAIGGANSAMTFFENLNRSLLDFQINSENHILNGILFEMYYDSKGEFRFNNFKGNYREEIFKLRDNPAFNQSFDFINGILIQQDYSVLFLPNSQTINIEIKCSQKTTNDGFGDRIVQVIESIIFNGNDIKKEISKYYIDGYNENGLKTVLAKYLNAPVESIRINSNFELRYIRFII; encoded by the coding sequence ATGAAAACATTAGCAATTATAATTGGCAATAACAACTACTTTAAAGGAAATGAATTAACTAACGGAGAAAATGATGCAAATCAAATTGCTGGAATCTTTAAAGATTACAATTATGAGGTAAAATTATATCTAAATATCGATCAAAAAAAAATAGTTGAAATTTTACAAGAATATAGCGACTTACTAAAAGATTTTGATGCATCTATTTTTTATTTTGCAGGTCACGGATTCGAAGTAGATGGAGAGAATTTTTTGGCGAGTATCGATTCGCAAATTCCTCCTGAAAATAAATATGTGGCAAAACAAAATTGTATTACTTTAAATGATTTATTTGACATATACAGGCAAAATCCTACTAAATTAAACATAGTGATATTAGATGCTTGCAGAAGATCATTTGGTCGCGGGACTGCACTTGGATTTAGTCCAATTATAGCTCCTAAAGGATCACTAATAGCATTTTCAACATCTCCAAATGAAGGTGCTTTAGATGTCGGATATGAGAATAATAGTATTTATACGGGCTCACTAATAAAGCACCTCTCGTCCGAAAGGATAGCTGTCGAAGATCTATTTAAATCTGTAAGAAAGACAGTTTTTGCATTGTCAGGAGGAAGACAAACAACTTGGGAACACACCTCATTAATTGGTGATTTTTACTTTTACAAACATCAAAAGCTAAATATTTTAAGCCTACCTTATAATCCGAATGTTTTGAAAGATGAAAATTATTATGAAGATTCAGAATTTTACAAAAAAATTAAAGAACTAAAGACCTACAATTGGTACAAACAAAATCCTGCAATTGATTATTTAATAACAATACCAGTAAGTCAATTAGATAAGGACCAAATGTTCATTTTAGGAAGAAATTTATTACAATGCGCTATTGGTGGGGCAAATTCCGCTATGACATTTTTTGAAAATCTTAATAGGTCACTACTAGATTTTCAAATAAACTCCGAGAATCATATTCTAAATGGAATTCTATTTGAAATGTATTACGACAGCAAAGGTGAATTCAGATTTAATAATTTTAAAGGAAATTATAGAGAAGAAATTTTTAAATTAAGAGATAATCCAGCATTCAATCAATCATTCGATTTCATAAATGGTATTTTAATTCAACAGGATTACTCTGTATTATTTTTACCAAATTCGCAGACAATAAATATTGAAATTAAATGCAGCCAAAAAACAACAAACGATGGTTTTGGAGATAGAATAGTCCAGGTGATCGAATCAATAATCTTTAACGGAAATGATATTAAAAAAGAAATATCGAAGTATTATATTGATGGGTATAATGAAAATGGATTAAAGACAGTCCTAGCCAAATATCTTAATGCGCCAGTTGAATCGATAAGAATTAATTCGAATTTTGAACTTAGATACATTAGATTTATTATATAA
- a CDS encoding HNH endonuclease translates to MNIYTYSGNIEHLKAFDKDYQLKSMYTPPINNQRRPLKKISERICRFCGKKSDATTFKSKPHIISRLFGNNSGVSDYECDKCNNHFSGFESDMANFLGLNRSVNALGAQTPPTFKSYDGNIVAKKNSFNGFHGIDIESNKQGVIKKN, encoded by the coding sequence ATGAACATATATACATACTCTGGAAATATTGAGCATCTAAAAGCTTTTGATAAGGATTATCAATTAAAAAGTATGTATACTCCTCCAATAAATAATCAAAGGCGTCCTCTAAAAAAAATATCAGAAAGAATCTGTCGCTTCTGTGGTAAAAAGTCCGATGCAACAACCTTTAAAAGCAAGCCTCACATTATTTCAAGATTATTTGGAAATAATTCTGGGGTGTCAGATTACGAATGTGATAAGTGTAACAATCATTTCTCAGGTTTCGAAAGTGATATGGCAAATTTTTTAGGTTTGAATAGAAGTGTTAATGCCTTAGGAGCACAAACTCCTCCAACATTTAAATCATACGATGGTAATATTGTAGCTAAAAAAAATAGTTTTAATGGTTTTCATGGCATTGATATAGAATCAAATAAACAAGGGGTAATTAAAAAAAATTAG
- a CDS encoding helix-turn-helix domain-containing protein, translating to MEQITYLETTQFDLDFINHVRNIRKAKKLSKDQLSLKMGLAKSFVSNVESLTQRHKYSTRHITLLCKAFDFKNISDLMNFPTPKNDKIKVTIRQKMNDTNTKVVSSEVVKIEVI from the coding sequence ATGGAACAAATTACTTATTTAGAAACAACACAATTCGATTTGGATTTTATTAATCACGTAAGAAACATTCGCAAAGCAAAAAAACTAAGCAAAGATCAGCTTAGCCTAAAAATGGGTTTGGCCAAAAGTTTTGTTAGTAATGTGGAGTCATTAACACAGCGACATAAATATTCTACTCGTCATATAACATTACTTTGTAAAGCCTTTGATTTTAAAAATATTTCAGATTTAATGAATTTTCCTACTCCTAAGAATGATAAAATTAAAGTTACAATTAGACAGAAGATGAATGATACAAATACAAAAGTGGTTAGTAGTGAGGTAGTAAAAATCGAAGTTATTTAA
- a CDS encoding SusC/RagA family TonB-linked outer membrane protein, whose amino-acid sequence MKKNFCSLSHLQLAFGFTLLVSGVAIGQMRTITGTVSENNQPVKGVSVFQEGSEEVAVTNAAGVYRVQVSGENPVIIYRHPDYPERKITLGSRINVNISLGKEKEIEEVVLNAGYYKVKDKERTGSIAKVSSKDIENQPVINVLSAAQGRMSGVSITQNSGVPGGGFDIQIRGKNSIRREGNEPLYIIDGVPILSETPSLYSAAILPYATINPLNSINPNDIESFEVLKDADATAIYGSRGANGVIIVTTKKGRKGRTDFKINTSYSLSTVANRLKLLNTDEYIKIRKEAFQNDGISTIPAAAYDFNGVWDQTRNTDWQKELIGNTADASVVQLSLSGGSENTSYLISYGHNEQTTVFPADFRYKTNNLTGNFSYRTPDKKLEVNLSNTFSFQSNNVLNDDLTKRSLTLSPNAPALYNQDGSLNWENNTFTNPLGVFKSEYLNSSNFLNSGAQISYRLFPFITLKFNGGLTYQNFEEFSLKPHTMYNPSSGLTSANSTSFKNNSSTFSYILEPQLVANQSWGNHSLEMLLGTTLQQSETNQGSIQGYGFESNALIQNLGAAKTKVISDQVRNQYYYNAAFARINYQFMKRYIVNLTGRRDGSSRFGPDNRFGNFGAVGAAWLISEESWMKNVRWLSFAKIRGSVGTSGNDRIGDYQYLNTYTISSNIYNNITALNPSRLYNPNFSWEKTLKKEIALELSFLKSRINFSAAYYNNTSSNQLVGIPLPATTGFATIQSNLPAKVQNTGWEFETSVQVLKGSKLKYDTSFNLSVPQSKLLEFPNLEGSTYANQYVLGYPMSLVKVYQFEGVNPSTGLYQFTDFDGDGKINSPNDNKVIERIGVRFFGGWSSNFRYEQWSASFLWQFVKQRNWNYNRQMLVPGSMSNQPVEVLDLWSPSNPSGMYMPYSSGANAQKNASHVLFQNSTAAIGDASFIRLKNVQLNYSIPVQKFGIREAMIYVQGQNLLTITKYFGVDPEFVLTGYLPPLKTYSLGFQLTF is encoded by the coding sequence ATGAAAAAAAACTTTTGCAGCCTAAGTCATCTTCAATTGGCTTTTGGCTTCACCTTGCTCGTCTCCGGCGTAGCAATAGGGCAGATGCGCACCATTACAGGCACTGTCTCGGAAAATAACCAGCCAGTCAAAGGAGTTTCCGTATTCCAGGAGGGTAGTGAAGAAGTGGCTGTGACCAATGCAGCAGGCGTTTACCGTGTTCAGGTATCGGGAGAGAACCCCGTAATTATTTACCGCCATCCGGACTATCCCGAACGAAAAATCACTTTAGGCAGTAGGATAAACGTCAATATCTCATTAGGTAAAGAAAAAGAGATAGAGGAAGTCGTTCTCAACGCAGGGTATTATAAAGTCAAAGACAAAGAAAGAACAGGAAGCATTGCCAAAGTCTCTTCAAAAGACATCGAAAACCAACCTGTTATCAATGTGCTTTCCGCTGCACAGGGTAGAATGTCGGGCGTGAGCATTACCCAAAATTCAGGAGTTCCGGGCGGAGGATTTGATATTCAGATCAGAGGGAAGAACAGCATCCGAAGAGAAGGAAATGAACCATTGTATATTATTGATGGTGTTCCAATTCTTTCAGAAACTCCCTCGTTGTACAGTGCTGCAATTTTACCATACGCTACCATAAATCCTCTAAATTCCATCAATCCCAATGATATAGAAAGCTTCGAGGTATTGAAAGATGCCGATGCCACGGCAATCTACGGATCACGAGGTGCCAACGGAGTCATCATTGTGACGACCAAAAAAGGAAGAAAAGGAAGAACCGATTTCAAGATTAATACCTCTTATTCTCTCAGTACGGTAGCCAACCGATTGAAGCTGCTGAACACTGATGAGTATATTAAGATCAGAAAAGAAGCATTTCAGAATGACGGCATCTCCACAATTCCTGCGGCAGCGTATGATTTCAACGGTGTGTGGGATCAGACCCGAAACACCGACTGGCAAAAAGAACTCATTGGTAATACGGCAGATGCGTCTGTAGTCCAGCTTTCTTTAAGCGGAGGTTCTGAAAACACCTCCTACTTAATCAGCTACGGACATAACGAACAGACAACGGTATTTCCTGCAGATTTCAGATACAAAACTAATAATCTAACAGGGAATTTCAGTTACAGAACACCTGATAAAAAACTGGAAGTCAATCTCAGCAATACCTTTTCGTTTCAAAGTAACAATGTCCTGAATGATGATTTAACAAAGAGAAGTTTAACTCTTAGTCCGAATGCTCCAGCACTCTACAATCAGGATGGTTCATTGAATTGGGAGAACAATACGTTTACGAATCCTCTGGGTGTTTTCAAAAGCGAATATCTCAATTCTAGCAATTTTTTAAACAGTGGAGCGCAGATTTCGTACCGCTTATTTCCGTTCATTACACTAAAATTCAACGGAGGTTTAACGTATCAGAATTTTGAAGAGTTTTCATTGAAGCCCCACACGATGTACAATCCCTCATCAGGATTGACGAGTGCCAATTCCACATCTTTTAAAAACAATTCTTCCACATTCTCTTATATTCTGGAACCGCAATTGGTTGCCAATCAAAGCTGGGGAAACCACAGCCTCGAAATGTTGTTGGGAACAACCTTACAGCAGTCTGAAACCAATCAGGGTTCTATACAGGGCTATGGCTTTGAGAGCAATGCCTTGATTCAGAATTTGGGAGCAGCTAAAACAAAAGTCATCAGCGACCAGGTCAGAAATCAGTATTACTACAATGCTGCGTTTGCAAGAATCAATTATCAATTCATGAAAAGATACATTGTCAACCTTACCGGAAGACGGGACGGTTCAAGCCGTTTTGGTCCCGACAATCGTTTCGGAAACTTTGGAGCGGTAGGTGCAGCATGGCTTATTTCAGAAGAAAGCTGGATGAAAAATGTTCGATGGCTGAGCTTTGCGAAAATCAGAGGAAGTGTCGGAACTTCCGGAAATGACAGGATCGGAGATTATCAGTATCTCAATACCTATACAATCTCATCCAACATCTACAACAACATCACAGCTCTGAATCCTTCAAGACTTTATAATCCCAATTTCAGCTGGGAGAAAACATTAAAGAAAGAAATAGCACTGGAATTATCATTTCTGAAAAGCAGAATTAATTTTTCAGCAGCATATTACAACAATACATCATCCAATCAATTGGTGGGTATTCCACTGCCTGCTACGACAGGATTTGCTACGATACAGTCCAATCTCCCTGCAAAGGTTCAGAATACAGGTTGGGAATTTGAGACATCTGTGCAGGTATTGAAGGGAAGTAAGTTGAAGTATGATACTTCGTTCAATCTTTCTGTACCACAGAGTAAACTACTGGAATTTCCAAATCTGGAAGGATCAACCTATGCCAATCAGTATGTTTTAGGATATCCGATGTCACTCGTTAAAGTCTATCAGTTTGAAGGAGTGAATCCTTCCACGGGTTTATACCAATTTACCGACTTTGACGGAGACGGAAAGATCAATTCTCCCAATGACAATAAAGTGATTGAAAGAATAGGCGTAAGATTTTTCGGAGGCTGGTCTAGCAATTTCCGTTACGAACAATGGTCGGCATCATTTCTTTGGCAATTTGTGAAGCAGAGAAACTGGAATTACAATCGTCAGATGCTGGTACCGGGTTCTATGAGCAATCAGCCTGTAGAAGTTTTGGATCTTTGGTCACCTTCAAATCCTTCGGGAATGTATATGCCGTACAGTTCGGGAGCCAATGCTCAAAAGAATGCTTCGCATGTATTGTTTCAAAATTCTACTGCTGCGATTGGCGATGCATCATTCATCAGACTGAAAAATGTACAGTTGAATTACAGCATTCCTGTTCAGAAATTTGGAATCAGAGAAGCAATGATTTATGTGCAGGGACAAAACCTCTTGACCATTACAAAATATTTTGGGGTCGACCCTGAATTTGTACTGACAGGATATTTACCTCCATTGAAAACCTACTCATTAGGCTTTCAGCTGACCTTTTAA
- a CDS encoding RagB/SusD family nutrient uptake outer membrane protein — MKTRIEHIIVAAILSAVLTTTISCEKFVETDFPNNQLPTEVVFEDEQTAEAALAGLYAGLWTNSLISGGIDGMGALMGTYTDDLTCVYTSGSNGILDIANNQQVVTNTVVTTAWTNAYGQIYAANSIIEGVTNSKSLSQASKDRIKGEALLVRSIIYFNLYQIFGEIAYTETTNYFINSHLGRMNKDQFLIKLETDLSEAVNLLPSAYRNAERIYPNKFAGYMALAKMKILLKKWAEAEVLCSTILQSSQYTFQTDPSKVFQKSGTHIIWQLKPKNTNDATKEASLYNFTGAPLSFVLNLNLINTFSVGDLRRQYYITAVPFNQQINYRSSKYKNLAVNNPNEYSIIYRLDEVNFMMAESLIEQNKAGEAVLYINRSRQRAGLPALSTSLSVSSATTELREEKRREFFVEHGIRFFDLKRWGLLDQLIPVKPNWKNYHAQWPLPQKELLLNPNLNPQNTGY; from the coding sequence ATGAAAACAAGAATAGAACATATTATTGTGGCAGCAATATTATCTGCTGTACTAACTACCACTATTTCCTGCGAAAAATTTGTGGAAACCGATTTTCCCAATAACCAACTTCCGACAGAAGTTGTTTTTGAAGACGAGCAAACCGCTGAAGCAGCATTGGCAGGACTGTATGCAGGACTTTGGACGAACTCGCTTATTTCGGGAGGTATTGATGGAATGGGTGCATTGATGGGAACGTATACAGACGACCTGACCTGTGTGTACACATCAGGATCAAACGGTATTTTGGATATTGCTAACAATCAGCAGGTTGTTACTAATACCGTAGTAACGACGGCTTGGACGAATGCTTACGGGCAGATTTATGCTGCCAACAGCATCATAGAAGGCGTTACGAATTCAAAATCGTTAAGTCAGGCATCCAAAGACCGAATCAAAGGTGAAGCATTATTGGTTCGATCCATTATTTACTTTAATCTCTATCAGATTTTTGGAGAAATAGCTTACACAGAAACTACGAACTATTTTATAAATAGCCACTTGGGGAGAATGAATAAAGATCAGTTCCTCATAAAACTGGAAACCGATTTGTCTGAGGCGGTCAATCTTTTACCATCCGCTTACAGAAATGCAGAAAGAATCTATCCCAACAAATTTGCGGGATATATGGCATTGGCAAAAATGAAGATTCTGTTGAAGAAATGGGCGGAAGCAGAAGTGCTTTGCAGTACGATATTGCAATCATCACAATATACATTTCAAACAGATCCTTCCAAAGTATTTCAGAAAAGCGGCACGCATATCATTTGGCAGTTGAAGCCCAAAAATACGAATGATGCTACGAAAGAGGCATCACTGTACAACTTTACGGGAGCACCTTTATCGTTTGTCCTCAATTTGAATCTCATCAATACCTTTTCTGTGGGAGATTTGCGGAGACAGTATTATATAACGGCAGTTCCTTTTAACCAGCAGATCAATTACCGCTCTTCAAAATATAAAAACCTTGCGGTCAATAATCCTAATGAATATTCAATAATCTATCGTTTGGATGAAGTCAATTTCATGATGGCAGAGAGCCTGATCGAGCAAAATAAAGCAGGAGAAGCCGTTTTGTATATCAACCGTTCCCGCCAACGGGCAGGATTACCGGCTCTTAGCACCTCATTATCCGTTTCGTCGGCAACCACAGAATTGAGAGAGGAAAAGCGCAGGGAATTTTTTGTGGAACACGGCATCCGTTTTTTTGATCTGAAAAGATGGGGACTGCTTGACCAGTTGATTCCGGTAAAACCTAATTGGAAAAACTACCATGCCCAATGGCCGCTTCCGCAGAAAGAACTGCTTCTCAATCCAAATCTTAATCCACAAAATACAGGATATTGA
- a CDS encoding alpha/beta hydrolase family protein gives MKTIRKIGLLIVFTFLLLPLQFNGQHDDLKKLEALAEKAEVPDFLKMSEDGEWVSWLMKYESKSPMYILQNVHDKTQKFERKSIRTSFFMGSEKFAFLSGDRLELISLATQTIETKNHIKTIDQMKPQSLFLIHYDEHQNNRLEIYGKNGKQLQSIDQVVRFLKVDNELILWTKNDSKAQEIKVWKIEGSNKKLIASTSEEVLKVWKGTATEGGYTVFGKDKHEYTLKHYVDGLPIPRNLDLMRSKNYHYVNLDYSSDPDALFIKLIRKIPKEKKMIEFWYGVEKDLTHHIKDMQVEEKFLWYPKTGKVIPMDSIFHTEIAIGNSGDFLKIKKDHSFVDKKDDFFMPKRDSLFVWNSRSNEHRFFCVIDERLYVSPDRKWILTADNDGWNLLNTITLKTKKQLSDREASPYFKGTELITWVKGNKVWEQNILNGKLVRKVNLDGDHVEIINSQHQKITEGLPREIISVPENNYLFRLSKGDLLKSYVEWDHRTIKKIIAETTDKIRNLIFTDNHSNFVWTKENYNEAPSIVFKQKGKKHHVVFTSNVHDKTAEKIRKIQLHYKGATQETLTATLFLPHDYNSGKKYPVVLNIYEKQQKGMSAFLLPTFKNGRGFNVRLLLESGYMVLIPDITYGDKGSGLSALESIHNVLDELVKIEQVDARRIALTGQSFGGYQTNFVATHSDRFATFISGASVSDVIHTPFSFNYDFGSPDYWRYEYGQMRMGGSFVENKQKYMDNNPLYFASEVKAPILLWTGEKDSNVDREETRSLFVALRKYRKPVIALFYQDEGHSLSGRAEQKDLSVRMLEWLDYFLKDKRDVEWIDKQMKGAL, from the coding sequence ATGAAAACGATTCGAAAAATAGGGCTCCTCATTGTGTTTACTTTTCTGTTGTTGCCGTTACAATTCAACGGACAACATGATGACCTGAAAAAATTGGAAGCATTGGCAGAAAAAGCCGAAGTCCCGGATTTTCTGAAAATGTCAGAAGATGGAGAATGGGTAAGCTGGTTGATGAAATATGAAAGTAAATCGCCGATGTACATTTTACAAAATGTACATGATAAGACTCAAAAGTTTGAAAGAAAATCAATCAGGACTTCATTTTTTATGGGCAGTGAAAAATTTGCCTTTTTGAGTGGTGACCGATTAGAACTGATTAGTTTGGCAACTCAAACTATTGAAACAAAAAATCATATAAAGACGATTGATCAGATGAAACCGCAATCTTTATTTTTGATTCATTATGATGAGCATCAGAATAACAGACTGGAAATCTATGGTAAGAACGGAAAACAGCTGCAGTCGATTGATCAAGTCGTACGATTTCTTAAGGTTGACAATGAATTGATTCTATGGACGAAAAACGATTCTAAAGCACAAGAAATTAAAGTTTGGAAGATTGAAGGGAGCAATAAAAAACTGATTGCAAGTACTTCAGAAGAAGTCTTGAAAGTTTGGAAAGGCACTGCTACGGAAGGAGGATATACAGTCTTTGGTAAAGACAAGCATGAATATACATTAAAGCACTATGTTGATGGTTTGCCGATTCCGCGAAACCTTGATTTGATGCGGAGTAAAAATTATCATTATGTAAATCTTGACTATTCATCAGATCCTGATGCATTATTTATCAAGCTGATCAGAAAGATTCCGAAAGAAAAAAAAATGATAGAGTTTTGGTATGGCGTTGAAAAAGATCTCACTCATCATATTAAAGATATGCAGGTTGAAGAAAAATTTTTGTGGTATCCCAAAACAGGTAAAGTAATCCCGATGGATTCGATTTTTCATACAGAAATAGCGATTGGCAATTCCGGAGATTTTTTGAAGATAAAAAAAGATCATTCATTTGTAGATAAGAAAGATGATTTTTTCATGCCCAAAAGAGATTCCTTGTTTGTATGGAATTCAAGATCAAATGAACATCGTTTTTTTTGTGTGATTGATGAAAGACTGTATGTTTCACCGGATAGAAAATGGATTCTTACGGCTGATAACGATGGATGGAATCTTTTAAACACAATTACCCTTAAAACTAAAAAGCAATTATCAGATCGTGAAGCTTCACCCTATTTTAAAGGAACTGAGTTGATTACCTGGGTAAAAGGGAATAAGGTATGGGAACAAAATATTTTGAACGGCAAACTGGTGAGGAAAGTGAATTTAGATGGTGACCATGTTGAAATTATCAACAGTCAACACCAAAAGATAACGGAAGGGCTGCCTAGAGAAATTATTTCAGTACCTGAAAATAATTATTTATTTCGTCTCTCAAAAGGTGATTTGCTGAAATCATACGTAGAGTGGGATCATCGTACAATAAAAAAAATTATAGCTGAAACTACAGATAAAATACGAAATTTGATCTTTACAGATAATCATTCAAATTTTGTGTGGACTAAAGAAAATTACAATGAAGCGCCATCCATTGTATTTAAACAAAAAGGAAAGAAACATCATGTCGTATTCACGTCCAATGTTCATGATAAAACTGCGGAAAAAATAAGAAAGATTCAGCTGCATTACAAAGGAGCAACTCAAGAAACTTTAACTGCAACTTTATTTTTGCCACATGATTATAATTCGGGTAAAAAATATCCTGTCGTACTTAATATTTACGAAAAACAACAGAAAGGCATGTCAGCCTTTTTGCTTCCGACCTTTAAAAACGGAAGAGGCTTTAATGTACGGTTGCTATTGGAATCAGGCTATATGGTGCTCATTCCGGATATTACATACGGAGATAAAGGATCTGGTTTGTCTGCACTGGAGTCAATCCATAATGTATTAGATGAATTGGTAAAAATAGAACAAGTAGATGCGAGGCGAATTGCTTTGACAGGACAGTCTTTCGGAGGATATCAGACCAACTTTGTCGCAACGCACTCAGATCGCTTTGCTACATTTATTTCGGGAGCATCGGTATCTGACGTTATCCATACTCCGTTTTCTTTCAATTACGATTTTGGAAGTCCTGACTATTGGCGGTATGAATATGGTCAAATGCGTATGGGTGGCAGCTTTGTAGAAAATAAACAAAAATATATGGATAACAATCCGTTGTATTTTGCTTCAGAGGTTAAAGCTCCCATATTACTTTGGACAGGTGAAAAAGACAGTAATGTAGATCGCGAGGAAACCCGCTCATTATTTGTGGCTCTGAGAAAATACCGCAAGCCTGTGATAGCATTGTTTTATCAGGATGAAGGACATTCTCTTTCCGGTAGAGCAGAACAAAAAGATTTATCTGTAAGAATGCTGGAGTGGCTGGATTATTTTTTAAAAGATAAAAGAGATGTTGAATGGATTGATAAACAAATGAAGGGTGCGTTGTAG
- a CDS encoding MauE/DoxX family redox-associated membrane protein, translating to MKTVRTRFIEIFSYFFILLFCYASISKMMDFENFQIQIAQSPLLSAFSNVISYGVLIIELAICILLIFERTRKIGLYFSFVLMVLFTVYIYMILNYSEFIPCSCGGILEKMDWKTHLIFNIATVIIAAFAIVLYSGSKRQEIFKSVSLLIVLSIVSCSAIILMYRQSEFMIKKENNFTRRFLQHPITEKNRFNLQINSYYLAGISKDSVYLGNYTAPFLLTSTDLNFKAMKDHRIIPDRYDFDFKRAQLKVNAPDFYLYDGSVPVIYQGMLGNHQAKTLSLGQAYFSQLVNISKDSFAISTYFKDSEKQTLGLLNPLQKNPLNLKSGILGKTNDGIFDTDGQLHFDPITQTAVYVHYYKNQLLIMDNHLTIKAKYKTIDTISIPQIEVSELSDGKKKMSKPPLKVNKKAFAYAGLLFIESNLIGKFEDRDRWKNSFIIDVYSTVKQGYIGSFYLPNPKKEKKMQFHIADQHLYVLTGNEIIKYRFAQNITQHFIAGGSRKPELRVGTKFNFTS from the coding sequence ATGAAAACCGTCAGAACAAGATTTATAGAAATTTTCAGCTATTTTTTCATCCTGCTGTTTTGCTATGCGAGCATCAGTAAGATGATGGATTTTGAAAATTTTCAGATTCAGATTGCACAGTCTCCCCTATTGAGTGCATTTTCAAATGTTATCTCTTACGGAGTTCTAATCATTGAACTTGCAATATGTATTTTATTGATCTTTGAGAGAACCAGAAAAATCGGATTATACTTTTCTTTTGTTCTGATGGTTTTATTCACTGTCTATATTTACATGATCTTGAACTACAGCGAGTTTATTCCTTGCTCTTGCGGTGGAATTTTAGAAAAAATGGATTGGAAAACCCATCTGATATTTAATATTGCCACAGTTATCATAGCTGCTTTTGCAATTGTTTTATATTCAGGTTCTAAACGACAAGAGATTTTTAAATCTGTAAGTCTGCTGATTGTTTTATCGATTGTAAGTTGTTCAGCAATCATTCTGATGTACAGACAATCAGAATTTATGATCAAAAAGGAAAATAATTTTACACGAAGGTTTTTGCAGCATCCTATAACAGAAAAGAATCGTTTCAATCTTCAGATCAACTCCTATTACCTTGCGGGCATTTCAAAAGATTCAGTATATCTGGGCAACTATACTGCTCCATTTCTACTGACATCAACTGATTTGAATTTTAAAGCAATGAAAGATCACAGGATAATACCGGACAGGTACGACTTTGATTTTAAAAGAGCGCAACTGAAGGTGAATGCACCGGATTTCTATCTGTATGATGGAAGCGTACCTGTTATCTATCAGGGAATGCTGGGAAATCATCAGGCAAAGACCTTGAGCTTAGGACAGGCATATTTCAGCCAATTGGTGAATATCAGTAAAGATTCCTTTGCAATCAGCACTTATTTCAAAGATTCAGAAAAGCAGACCTTAGGATTGTTAAATCCTTTGCAGAAAAATCCTCTGAATCTGAAATCAGGAATTCTTGGAAAAACCAATGACGGAATCTTTGATACTGATGGACAACTGCATTTTGACCCAATCACTCAAACTGCTGTTTATGTACACTATTACAAAAATCAGCTCTTGATCATGGATAACCATCTTACCATCAAAGCGAAGTATAAAACCATTGATACGATAAGCATTCCGCAGATTGAGGTTTCTGAACTTTCGGACGGAAAAAAGAAGATGAGCAAACCTCCATTAAAAGTCAATAAAAAAGCATTTGCGTATGCGGGTCTGTTGTTTATCGAATCAAATCTCATCGGAAAATTTGAAGACAGGGATCGGTGGAAAAATTCTTTTATCATTGATGTTTATTCTACCGTAAAACAAGGATACATCGGAAGTTTTTATCTACCAAATCCCAAAAAGGAAAAAAAGATGCAGTTTCATATTGCAGATCAGCATCTTTATGTATTAACAGGAAATGAAATCATTAAATATCGTTTTGCGCAGAACATCACTCAGCATTTCATTGCAGGGGGAAGCCGAAAACCTGAACTAAGAGTAGGCACCAAATTTAATTTTACATCATGA